One region of Thiomonas intermedia genomic DNA includes:
- a CDS encoding 3-hydroxybutyrate dehydrogenase, with protein MTSTLSLKDKTAIVTGAASGIGKEIAETYAKVGAKVAIADLNLDAANAVAEAINKAGGRAMGVAMNVTDEAQVNAGCEAVAKAFGPVDILVSNAGIQIVNPIENFAFADWKKMLAIHLDGAFLTTKAVLPGMYAKKGGVVIYMGSVHSHEASKLKSAYVTAKHGLLGLARVLAKEGGPKGVRSHVICPGFVRTPLVDKQIPEQAKELGITEDEVIKNVMLKDTVDGEFTTTQDIASLALFLAAFPTAALTGQSIIASHGWCMN; from the coding sequence ATGACCTCAACGCTCAGCCTCAAGGACAAAACTGCCATCGTCACCGGTGCCGCCAGCGGCATTGGCAAGGAAATTGCCGAAACCTATGCCAAGGTCGGCGCCAAAGTCGCCATCGCCGACCTGAACCTCGACGCCGCCAACGCGGTGGCCGAGGCCATCAACAAAGCTGGTGGACGGGCCATGGGCGTGGCCATGAACGTGACCGACGAAGCGCAGGTGAACGCCGGTTGCGAGGCCGTGGCCAAGGCCTTCGGGCCGGTGGACATCCTGGTGTCGAATGCCGGCATCCAGATCGTGAATCCGATCGAGAACTTCGCCTTCGCCGACTGGAAGAAGATGCTCGCCATCCATCTCGACGGCGCCTTTCTCACCACCAAGGCCGTGCTTCCGGGCATGTACGCCAAGAAGGGGGGCGTGGTCATTTACATGGGTTCGGTGCATTCGCACGAGGCCAGCAAGCTCAAAAGCGCCTACGTCACCGCCAAGCACGGCCTGCTCGGGCTGGCGCGCGTGCTCGCCAAGGAGGGCGGCCCCAAGGGCGTGCGCTCGCATGTGATCTGCCCGGGCTTCGTGCGCACCCCGCTGGTGGACAAGCAGATCCCCGAACAGGCCAAGGAGCTGGGCATCACCGAAGACGAAGTGATCAAGAACGTGATGCTCAAGGACACCGTGGACGGCGAGTTCACCACGACGCAAGACATCGCCAGCCTCGCGCTCTTCCTCGCCGCCTTCCCCACGGCCGCACTCACCGGGCAGTCCATCATCGCCAGCCACGGCTGGTGCATGAACTGA